In Acipenser ruthenus chromosome 6, fAciRut3.2 maternal haplotype, whole genome shotgun sequence, the following proteins share a genomic window:
- the LOC117410476 gene encoding proteasome subunit beta type-1, producing MLSAATYGENGKMKDYHYSGPVEHRFSPYTFNGGTVLAVAGEDFAIVASDTRLSEGYSIHSRDSPKCYKLTDRTVIGCSGFHGDCLTLTKIIDARLKMYKHSNNKTMTSGAIAAMLSTILYSRRFFPYYVYNIIGGLDEEGKGAVYSFDPVGSYQRDTYKAGGSASAMLQPLLDNQIGFKNMENVEHLPLSQEKAVQLVKDVFISAAERDVYTGDALRICIVTKDGIKEETVPLRKD from the exons atgctgtCTGCAGCAACTTATGGAGAGAATGGGAAGATGAAAGACTATCATTATAGTGGACCTGTGGAGCACAGATTCTCACCTTACACGTTTAACGGAGG GACTGTACTGGCTGTTGCTGGTGAAGACTTTGCTATCGTTGCCTCTGACACTCGACTGAGCGAAGGTTACTCTATTCACAGCAGAGACTCCCCTAAATGCTACAAACT aaCGGACAGAACTGTAATTGGATGCAGTGGATTTCATGGAGACTGTCTGACATTGACCAAAATAATTGATGCTCGGTTGAAG ATGTATAAGCACTCGAATAACAAGACAATGACGAGCGGTGCAATAGCAGCTATGCTTTCCACCATCCTGTACTCTCGACGATTCTTCCCTTACTACGTTTACAACATCATTGGGGGTCTAGATGAAGAAG GAAAGGGAGCAGTGTACAGTTTTGATCCAGTAGGATCATACCAGAGAGATACTTACAAAGCAGGAGGCTCTGCAAGTGCCATGCTGCAGCCCCTCCTCGACAACCAG ATTGGGTTTAAGAACATGGAGAATGTAGAGCATTTGCCTCTGTCCCAAGAAAAGGCAGTTCAGCTGGTCAAGGATGTCTTTATTTCTGCTGCTGAAAGAGATGTCTACACTGGTGATGCACTCAGAATCTGCATTGTTACAAAGGACGGCATCAAGGAAGAGACTGTTCCACTCCGAAAGGATTAA